A region of Myxococcus stipitatus DSM 14675 DNA encodes the following proteins:
- a CDS encoding S8 family serine peptidase codes for MSTVLLGALVACGAPEEVSPTPEPMGRAQQALEPSDPLFNSQRWHYELIRAPQAWNLTQGFRTTSIAVLDSGQTQHPDLINKWLEGYDFVEGRFNTTDVGTYHHGTHVAGTLAASANNGLGGVGVCPGCLLVPVRIAQAGGSISAGAPGANDPLTTVMARGIYYAAGYAVNDGAGNVVQASARASVINISLGNLPAPCPADLQAAVNAAVAAGVPVVVAAGNRDSAMPTSNFANYLWGACQNVISVAAVNEKSDYESYSAQGPGVTIGAPGGDEYRTSPYAKTGEAGFGALIGCTDPEETRGIGTHGVVSSWTTSQGVHCYRHWAGTSMAAPHVAGTIGLMRTRNPSLTPAQIKTVLTSTGRWVIPCTGPVCPPKTLDAHAAVSASLFDITLSCRSVQGGGGFNCEVRKTGGLAPFTGAWTAVEPSRILPMDLTRTDTARGVCTPGTDTTASVTITDALGRAQTRSSTFRCFPIQ; via the coding sequence ATGAGTACCGTCCTCCTGGGGGCGCTGGTGGCGTGCGGCGCTCCCGAGGAGGTGTCCCCCACCCCGGAGCCCATGGGCCGGGCGCAGCAGGCCCTGGAGCCGTCCGACCCGCTGTTCAACAGCCAGCGCTGGCACTACGAGCTCATCCGCGCGCCGCAGGCGTGGAACCTCACCCAGGGGTTCCGCACCACCTCCATCGCGGTGCTGGACAGCGGGCAGACGCAGCACCCGGACCTCATCAACAAGTGGTTGGAGGGCTACGACTTCGTCGAGGGGCGCTTCAACACCACGGACGTGGGCACCTATCACCATGGCACCCATGTGGCGGGCACCCTCGCCGCTTCGGCCAACAACGGCCTGGGGGGCGTGGGCGTGTGCCCGGGATGCCTGCTGGTGCCGGTGCGCATCGCGCAGGCGGGAGGCAGCATCTCCGCGGGGGCGCCGGGGGCGAATGACCCGCTGACCACGGTGATGGCGCGAGGCATCTACTACGCGGCGGGTTACGCGGTGAACGACGGGGCGGGGAACGTGGTGCAGGCGTCGGCGCGCGCGTCCGTCATCAACATCAGCCTGGGGAACCTCCCGGCCCCCTGCCCCGCGGATCTGCAGGCGGCCGTGAATGCCGCGGTGGCCGCGGGCGTGCCGGTGGTGGTGGCCGCGGGCAACCGCGACAGCGCCATGCCCACGAGCAACTTCGCGAACTACCTGTGGGGCGCCTGCCAGAACGTCATCTCGGTGGCGGCCGTGAACGAGAAGAGCGATTACGAGTCGTATTCAGCGCAGGGCCCGGGCGTCACCATCGGGGCGCCTGGAGGCGATGAGTACCGGACGAGCCCCTATGCCAAGACGGGGGAGGCGGGCTTCGGCGCGCTCATCGGCTGTACGGACCCGGAGGAGACGCGCGGCATCGGCACGCACGGTGTCGTGTCGTCGTGGACCACGAGCCAGGGGGTGCACTGCTATCGACACTGGGCGGGGACGTCGATGGCGGCGCCACACGTGGCGGGGACCATCGGCTTGATGCGCACGCGCAATCCGTCGCTCACGCCCGCGCAGATCAAGACCGTCCTCACCTCGACGGGGCGCTGGGTCATTCCGTGCACCGGGCCGGTCTGCCCGCCCAAGACGCTGGATGCCCACGCGGCGGTCTCCGCCTCCCTGTTCGACATCACGCTGTCGTGCAGGAGCGTCCAGGGCGGAGGCGGGTTCAATTGCGAGGTCCGGAAGACCGGCGGTCTTGCGCCTTTCACCGGCGCATGGACGGCGGTCGAGCCTTCGCGCATCTTGCCCATGGACCTGACCCGCACCGACACCGCGCGCGGCGTCTGCACACCGGGCACGGACACCACCGCGAGCGTCACCATCACCGACGCCCTGGGTCGCGCCCAGACGCGGAGCAGCACGTTCCGCTGCTTCCCCATCCAGTAG
- a CDS encoding serine hydrolase domain-containing protein, translating into MNKLSAAIAGLTLVLAACKTTGPVPARDIPTAMDQTATTLLRSKLLHATSIAVVYRGEEFILHRGELETGKSHPPDDSTLYEIGSVSKTFAGLLLANAVLEGKATLEDPIQKYLPSAYPNLQSEGEPIRLRHLVTHTSGMPGMLPLQANEVLKDFTAHATPAKLNAVYADYGQPQFWQDLHGVSIKGPLGKDYAYSSAGTELVAHTLEKIHGAPYESLLAEFLAREAGMHDTWLRLRAQDAHRLAPGYHSDNPVGTTPMPLLPWGAAGALKTTMPEMVKYLRLQLSNHPAVTESHKPLVRFAEDFSIGYFWNIGQSRQLGTHYVHHGGVPRAQCYLYIVPKYQLGVFIITNQSGDATANAMEAALAPLFDRVESLEAR; encoded by the coding sequence ATGAACAAACTCTCCGCAGCCATTGCTGGACTGACGCTGGTGCTGGCCGCTTGCAAGACGACTGGCCCCGTGCCCGCCCGCGATATCCCCACGGCGATGGACCAGACCGCGACGACCCTGCTGCGGTCCAAGCTGCTGCACGCGACCTCCATCGCAGTGGTCTATCGCGGCGAGGAGTTCATCCTCCATCGGGGTGAGCTGGAGACCGGCAAGTCCCATCCGCCCGACGATTCGACGCTCTATGAGATCGGGTCGGTCAGCAAGACCTTCGCGGGCCTGCTGTTGGCAAACGCTGTCCTCGAAGGCAAGGCGACCCTCGAAGACCCGATACAAAAGTATCTTCCGTCCGCCTATCCGAACCTGCAGTCGGAGGGTGAGCCCATCCGCCTGCGCCATCTGGTCACGCACACCAGCGGCATGCCGGGGATGTTGCCGCTGCAAGCGAATGAGGTGTTGAAGGACTTCACCGCGCATGCCACCCCGGCAAAGCTCAATGCTGTCTATGCGGACTACGGGCAGCCACAGTTCTGGCAGGACCTGCACGGCGTCAGCATCAAGGGCCCGCTCGGCAAGGACTACGCCTACTCGAGCGCCGGCACCGAGTTGGTCGCGCACACCCTCGAGAAGATCCACGGGGCTCCCTACGAGTCGTTGCTCGCGGAGTTCCTGGCTCGGGAAGCGGGGATGCACGACACGTGGCTGCGGCTGCGTGCTCAGGACGCCCACCGTCTGGCGCCGGGCTACCACAGCGACAATCCGGTCGGCACCACACCGATGCCACTGCTGCCTTGGGGGGCGGCGGGAGCCTTGAAGACGACGATGCCGGAGATGGTCAAGTACCTGCGCTTGCAGTTGAGCAACCATCCCGCGGTGACCGAGTCACACAAGCCGCTGGTGCGCTTCGCGGAAGACTTCAGCATCGGCTATTTCTGGAACATCGGTCAGAGCCGCCAGCTGGGCACCCACTACGTGCATCACGGCGGCGTGCCGCGCGCGCAATGCTATCTCTACATCGTGCCGAAGTATCAGCTGGGGGTGTTCATCATCACCAACCAGAGCGGCGATGCGACCGCCAACGCCATGGAAGCCGCGCTGGCGCCCCTCTTCGACAGGGTTGAGTCCCTGGAGGCGCGCTAG
- a CDS encoding TetR/AcrR family transcriptional regulator — MARTRAFDETEVVRKALGVFWTRGYEATSLADLEEATGLNRSSLYQAFESKRVLFSRAVALYLQEVITPRLAVFAQGPAGLGQVTTYFESLATTMATAPSVLTRRGCLLVNTATELGAHDVEAHRAVEDYRALLHGHLTKSLEAAARAGVVPKKTVARRVELLVGAVIGVLVTARLDPSAAAKLARSTANEVESWAEA; from the coding sequence GTGGCGCGGACGCGTGCGTTCGATGAGACGGAGGTGGTGCGCAAGGCGCTGGGTGTGTTCTGGACCCGGGGCTACGAGGCCACGTCGTTGGCGGACCTGGAGGAGGCCACGGGGCTGAACCGCTCCAGCCTGTACCAGGCGTTCGAGAGCAAGCGGGTGCTGTTCTCGCGGGCGGTGGCGCTGTACCTCCAGGAGGTGATTACGCCCCGGCTGGCCGTCTTCGCGCAGGGCCCCGCGGGGCTGGGGCAGGTGACGACGTACTTCGAGTCGCTCGCGACGACGATGGCCACCGCGCCGTCAGTCCTGACGCGGCGGGGGTGCCTGCTCGTCAACACGGCCACGGAATTGGGCGCGCATGATGTGGAGGCGCATCGCGCCGTGGAGGACTACCGGGCGCTCTTGCACGGGCACCTGACGAAGTCGCTGGAGGCGGCGGCCCGGGCGGGTGTGGTGCCCAAGAAGACAGTGGCCCGCCGCGTGGAGCTGCTGGTGGGGGCCGTCATCGGTGTCCTCGTCACCGCGCGGTTGGACCCGTCCGCCGCCGCGAAGCTCGCGCGCTCGACGGCGAACGAGGTCGAGTCCTGGGCGGAGGCGTAG
- a CDS encoding DUF1304 domain-containing protein: protein MSPLAQGFAVVAALFHVLFFVMESILFSRPKVWRRFGLKSQAEADIMKSMALNQGFYNLFLALGVLVGIGLVHTGSAATGVVAVVFGCACMVLAALVLVSNNRRFLTASLVQGLAPLLAISLVVAQSRG from the coding sequence ATGTCGCCACTGGCGCAGGGCTTCGCCGTCGTCGCAGCGCTCTTCCATGTGTTGTTCTTCGTGATGGAGAGCATCCTCTTCTCGCGACCGAAGGTGTGGCGGCGCTTCGGGCTGAAGTCGCAGGCGGAGGCGGACATCATGAAGTCGATGGCGCTGAACCAGGGCTTCTACAACCTGTTCCTCGCGCTGGGCGTGCTCGTGGGAATCGGGCTGGTGCACACGGGCTCGGCCGCCACCGGGGTGGTGGCCGTGGTCTTCGGCTGCGCCTGCATGGTGCTGGCGGCGCTGGTCCTCGTGTCGAACAACCGCCGCTTCCTGACGGCAAGCCTCGTCCAGGGGCTGGCTCCGCTGCTGGCCATTTCGCTCGTGGTCGCGCAGTCGCGCGGGTGA
- a CDS encoding cytochrome P450: MSPSNPVVAATHPDPYPFYADLVARRPFYRDDTLGLWVASSARAVGAVLSSPACRVRPLPEPVPRVLQGLASAEVFGRLARMNEGPFHLVVRRALMTVLGTLGAEHGAEEGRRQARRLIAEEVPLRELVFRLPVQAVGALLGLEPGGLPEVASWTGALVRGMAPGADAEQVREGALAAERLMAVFHARLAHSEDGPLTLLSRELGASSTAPGALSREQADAESSAVIVSNAIGLLVQTHDATAGLLGNALRASLADPAVYAQVSSRPEWLPRLLDEVLRFDPPVQNTRRFLSEDAVIDGRALRAGDTVLVVLAAANRDPAVHHAPHRFDLHREPSELATFGEGRHACPGAALARAVSLGALEVLFATDLVSHRAAFSATGFQPSVNGRVPLLPRLHLHSREHTT, from the coding sequence ATGTCGCCGTCGAATCCGGTCGTCGCGGCCACGCATCCGGACCCGTATCCCTTCTACGCGGACCTCGTCGCGCGCCGCCCCTTCTACCGGGACGACACGCTGGGCCTGTGGGTGGCCTCCAGCGCTCGGGCGGTGGGGGCCGTGCTGTCCTCGCCCGCCTGCCGGGTGCGGCCACTCCCGGAGCCGGTGCCTCGGGTGCTCCAGGGGCTGGCCTCGGCGGAGGTGTTCGGTCGGCTGGCGCGAATGAACGAGGGGCCGTTCCATCTCGTGGTGCGACGCGCGCTCATGACGGTGCTGGGGACGCTCGGCGCGGAGCACGGCGCGGAGGAGGGGCGGCGTCAGGCGCGGCGGCTCATCGCGGAGGAGGTGCCGTTGCGGGAGCTGGTGTTCCGGCTGCCGGTCCAGGCCGTCGGGGCGCTGCTGGGGCTCGAGCCTGGGGGCCTGCCCGAGGTGGCCTCGTGGACCGGAGCGCTCGTCCGAGGCATGGCGCCGGGGGCGGACGCGGAGCAGGTGCGCGAAGGCGCGCTCGCGGCGGAGCGGCTGATGGCGGTGTTCCATGCGCGACTGGCCCACTCCGAGGACGGGCCGCTGACCCTCTTGTCGCGTGAGCTGGGCGCGTCCTCCACGGCCCCTGGTGCGTTGTCTCGCGAGCAGGCCGATGCGGAGTCGTCCGCGGTCATCGTCTCCAATGCCATCGGACTGCTGGTGCAGACGCATGACGCGACGGCGGGCCTGCTGGGCAATGCGCTGCGGGCCTCGCTGGCGGACCCCGCGGTGTACGCCCAGGTCTCCAGTCGCCCGGAGTGGCTGCCGCGGCTGCTCGACGAGGTGCTGCGGTTCGACCCTCCTGTCCAGAACACGCGTCGCTTCCTTTCGGAGGATGCGGTCATCGACGGCCGGGCGCTGCGCGCGGGAGACACCGTCCTGGTGGTCCTCGCCGCCGCCAACCGCGACCCCGCGGTCCATCACGCGCCGCACCGGTTCGACCTCCACCGCGAGCCGTCGGAGCTCGCGACCTTCGGGGAAGGACGCCACGCCTGCCCGGGAGCGGCGTTGGCGCGGGCTGTCTCGCTCGGCGCGCTGGAGGTGCTGTTCGCCACCGACCTCGTCTCGCACCGCGCCGCCTTCTCCGCCACGGGGTTCCAGCCGTCCGTCAACGGCCGGGTCCCCCTGCTGCCGCGACTTCACCTCCACTCCCGGGAGCACACGACATGA
- a CDS encoding antibiotic biosynthesis monooxygenase family protein produces MIAVIFEVRLNDEGRQEYLDLAAGLRPLLAEVDGFISIERFQSLSHPNLLLSLSFWRDEAAVETWRRLEAHRAAQARGRGGVFEDYRLRVATVVRDYGLSAREQAPGDSRRTHG; encoded by the coding sequence ATGATCGCCGTCATCTTCGAGGTCCGACTCAACGACGAGGGCCGCCAGGAGTACCTGGACCTGGCCGCCGGGCTCCGCCCACTGCTCGCGGAGGTCGATGGGTTCATCTCCATCGAGCGCTTCCAGAGCCTCTCCCATCCGAACCTGTTGCTGTCGCTGTCCTTCTGGCGGGACGAGGCCGCCGTCGAGACCTGGCGCCGCCTGGAGGCACACCGGGCCGCGCAAGCGCGGGGGCGTGGGGGCGTCTTCGAGGACTACCGCCTGCGAGTGGCCACCGTCGTGCGCGACTACGGCCTGTCGGCGCGCGAGCAGGCCCCGGGCGACAGTCGCCGAACCCACGGTTGA
- a CDS encoding chitinase C-terminal domain-containing protein: MQLRHWRGMPLAGLLWVSAFIGCGSTEPSPRPPESPIDSREGALVVDCTGYPAWSGSTIYKAGDRVVYQNSLYEALVAIWTADPVHGTASGWYKLVGACGIVVPDTEAPTVPAALRSTAVGSTTVSLAWDASTDNVGVKEYDVFIGTGTTAVATSPSTSVLVTGLTASTAYSFTVKAKDAAGNISGASAAVSVTTTPGGGDPPVGCRPDGLYATAGLNVPYCQVYDTAGREKMGADHPRRIIGYFTSWRTGKNGQPAYLAPQIPWNNITHINYAFAHVDAQNRVSVGANSANNPATGMEWPGVAGAEMDPAFSYKGHFNLLNKFKKQYPNVKTLISIGGWAESGGFLNDDGSRVASGGFYSMTTTSNNAVNTAAINTFADSVVTFLRTYGFDGADIDYEYATSMPNAGNPDDFTFATPRRGALMKGYVVLMKTLREKLDAASAADGKYYMLTAAVTASGWILRGTETYQVTQYLDYANLMTYDLHGAWNEFVGPNAALFDDGKDAELLHWNVYGTYGGIGYLNTDWAYHYFRGAMQAGRINIGVPYYTRGWQGVTGGTNGLWGKAPLADQTKCPPGTGPNVGSTVPCGNGALGIDNLWHDKNSLGAEVASGSNPMWHAKNLQDGRLGSYVTAYGLDPVNDPTDRISGTYARNYSAPVASPWLWNATKKVFLSTEDEESLGAKAQYVADRGIGGIMIWELAGDYAFDQARANGQGEYYIGYTLTRLLYEKFKTASPYKNLRANQTMPVAADTLDVSVELEGFAVGDSNYPISPTLKLTNNSGQAIPGGALLQFDYGTSAPATLAQQSGWTLSTVRSEHSGSNSGGFKGDFHRVQLTVPSWQSIPNGSSVTVKLTYQLPIASLSNYTLSFGGKTYGLKQNYGR, translated from the coding sequence ATGCAACTGCGACACTGGAGGGGCATGCCCCTGGCCGGGTTGCTCTGGGTCAGCGCGTTCATCGGATGCGGGTCCACGGAGCCATCACCGCGGCCCCCCGAGTCACCCATCGACAGCCGCGAAGGCGCGCTGGTGGTGGACTGCACGGGATATCCCGCGTGGAGCGGCAGCACCATCTACAAGGCGGGCGACCGCGTCGTGTATCAAAACAGTCTCTATGAGGCCCTGGTCGCCATCTGGACCGCGGACCCCGTCCATGGCACCGCCAGCGGTTGGTACAAGCTGGTCGGGGCGTGTGGAATCGTGGTGCCGGACACCGAGGCGCCCACGGTCCCCGCGGCGCTGCGCTCCACGGCGGTGGGCTCCACCACGGTCTCCCTGGCGTGGGATGCCTCCACGGACAACGTGGGGGTGAAGGAGTACGACGTCTTCATCGGGACGGGGACGACCGCCGTCGCGACGTCGCCGTCGACGTCGGTGCTGGTGACCGGGCTGACGGCGAGCACGGCCTACTCGTTCACCGTGAAGGCCAAGGACGCCGCGGGGAACATCTCCGGGGCGAGCGCGGCCGTCTCCGTGACGACGACGCCGGGCGGAGGAGACCCGCCGGTGGGCTGCCGTCCGGATGGCCTGTATGCGACGGCGGGCCTGAACGTTCCGTACTGCCAGGTCTACGACACGGCGGGCCGCGAGAAGATGGGCGCCGACCACCCGCGCCGCATCATCGGCTACTTCACCAGCTGGAGGACGGGGAAGAACGGCCAGCCCGCGTACCTGGCCCCGCAGATTCCGTGGAACAACATCACGCACATCAACTACGCCTTCGCGCACGTGGACGCGCAGAACCGCGTGTCGGTGGGGGCGAACTCGGCGAACAACCCAGCCACGGGCATGGAGTGGCCCGGTGTCGCGGGCGCGGAGATGGACCCGGCCTTCTCGTACAAGGGCCACTTCAACCTGCTCAACAAGTTCAAGAAGCAGTATCCGAACGTGAAGACGCTCATCTCCATCGGCGGCTGGGCGGAGTCGGGCGGCTTCCTGAACGACGACGGCAGTCGGGTGGCCAGCGGCGGCTTCTACTCGATGACGACGACGTCCAACAACGCGGTGAACACGGCGGCCATCAACACGTTCGCGGACTCGGTGGTGACGTTCCTGCGGACGTATGGGTTCGACGGCGCGGACATCGACTACGAGTACGCGACGTCGATGCCGAACGCGGGCAACCCGGATGACTTCACCTTCGCCACGCCTCGCCGGGGCGCGCTGATGAAGGGCTACGTGGTGCTGATGAAGACGCTGCGCGAGAAGCTGGACGCGGCGAGCGCGGCGGACGGCAAGTACTACATGCTGACCGCGGCGGTGACGGCCTCGGGTTGGATTCTGCGCGGAACGGAGACGTATCAAGTCACCCAGTACCTCGACTACGCGAACCTGATGACGTACGACCTGCACGGCGCCTGGAACGAGTTCGTGGGTCCGAACGCGGCGCTGTTCGACGACGGCAAGGACGCGGAGCTGCTGCACTGGAACGTGTACGGGACGTACGGCGGCATCGGCTACCTGAACACGGACTGGGCCTACCACTACTTCCGGGGCGCGATGCAGGCGGGCCGCATCAACATCGGCGTGCCGTACTACACGCGCGGCTGGCAGGGCGTCACGGGGGGAACCAACGGCCTGTGGGGCAAGGCGCCGCTGGCGGACCAGACGAAGTGTCCTCCGGGCACGGGGCCCAACGTGGGCTCGACGGTGCCGTGCGGCAATGGCGCGCTGGGCATCGACAACCTCTGGCACGACAAGAACTCGCTGGGGGCGGAGGTTGCCTCGGGCAGCAACCCGATGTGGCACGCGAAGAACCTCCAGGACGGGCGCCTGGGCTCCTACGTGACGGCGTACGGGCTGGACCCGGTGAACGACCCCACGGACCGGATTTCGGGGACGTATGCGCGCAACTACAGCGCGCCGGTGGCGTCGCCGTGGCTGTGGAACGCGACGAAGAAGGTGTTCCTGTCCACGGAGGACGAGGAGTCGCTCGGCGCGAAGGCGCAGTACGTCGCGGACCGGGGGATTGGCGGCATCATGATCTGGGAGCTGGCGGGTGACTACGCCTTCGACCAGGCGCGCGCGAACGGGCAGGGCGAGTACTACATCGGGTACACGCTGACGCGGCTGCTGTACGAGAAGTTCAAGACGGCGTCGCCGTACAAGAACCTGCGGGCGAACCAGACGATGCCCGTGGCGGCGGACACGCTGGATGTCTCGGTGGAGCTGGAGGGCTTCGCGGTGGGCGACTCCAACTACCCCATCTCGCCGACGCTGAAGCTGACGAACAACTCCGGGCAGGCGATTCCGGGTGGGGCGCTGCTGCAGTTCGACTACGGCACGTCCGCGCCCGCCACGCTGGCGCAGCAGTCCGGGTGGACGCTGAGCACGGTGCGCAGCGAGCACTCGGGGTCGAACTCGGGCGGCTTCAAGGGGGACTTCCACCGCGTGCAGCTCACGGTGCCCTCGTGGCAGAGCATTCCGAATGGGAGCTCGGTCACGGTGAAGCTCACGTACCAGCTCCCCATCGCCAGCCTCTCCAACTACACGCTGTCGTTCGGAGGGAAGACGTACGGCTTGAAGCAGAACTACGGGCGCTGA
- a CDS encoding RNA polymerase sigma factor: protein MATAKLGVEAPRVRDATGGNPAAVGALLAELMPRVRTRVRCLVHRDSEVDDVTQEALVAIFRGLRSYRGEGAFVSWADQVVRRVSFAASRRARIERRRRDEVCAQVLESCEGAEQEDCLLRRRVELLLKRLPDEQRRALVLHHLQGMSVPELADALAVPFETVRSRLRLGRAHLRSLACVDQ from the coding sequence ATGGCGACTGCCAAGCTCGGTGTCGAAGCGCCGCGGGTTCGAGATGCGACGGGAGGAAATCCCGCTGCGGTGGGAGCGTTGCTGGCGGAGTTGATGCCACGGGTGAGGACGCGGGTGCGCTGTCTGGTTCACCGCGATTCGGAAGTGGACGACGTGACGCAGGAGGCGCTGGTCGCCATCTTCCGAGGGCTGCGCAGCTACCGGGGCGAGGGCGCCTTCGTGTCGTGGGCGGACCAGGTGGTGCGGCGGGTGAGCTTCGCGGCGTCGCGTCGCGCGCGCATCGAACGTCGCAGACGCGACGAGGTCTGTGCCCAGGTGCTGGAGTCCTGTGAGGGCGCGGAGCAGGAGGACTGTCTGCTGCGGAGGCGGGTGGAGCTGCTATTGAAGCGGCTCCCCGACGAGCAGCGCAGGGCGCTGGTGCTGCACCACCTGCAAGGGATGAGTGTCCCGGAGTTGGCGGATGCGCTGGCGGTGCCGTTCGAGACGGTGCGCAGCCGGCTGCGACTGGGGCGCGCGCACCTGCGCTCGCTCGCCTGTGTCGACCAGTAG